Genomic window (Longimicrobium sp.):
CGCGTCGGGCGCGGCGGATTGCACGGTGCGGGAGGACGGAGCGGGGAGGGCTGGGAGGACGGCGCCGGCGGAAATCGGGACGGCGTCTGCGCTTTGGACGTGGCGATGGGACACGGCGGCGGGACGAAACGACACGGGCGCGGGTGTCCCAGTCGGGACATCCGCGCCTCGTCTGCTACGGCACTCTTTGCGTGGTGAGGACCGCTGGTTCAGAACCCCGCTGCGCGGAGCTGCTCCAGATCCAGGTCCACTGCAGCCGGAGAGTGCTCGGGCCTCTTGTCCTTGCGCTGAACCGGGACTTCATGGCTCTGGCGTACGAGGGTGAGGCTGGCCACGATGGCTGCGACGGCCACGAGACTGACACCCAAGGTGCGGATAAGCGCCTCCCGCGTGGAGGATTTACGCGGCGCATCGGGCGAGGCGCCACCACAACGTAAGGCATCTTGCGTGCCGAACGTGCGTTCGAAGCTGTAACGTGTGAGCACGCAATTCCATGACAGCTTTGCGACGCCTTCGGTCACCCTCGGGAAGCGTGTCTCGCGACGGCCACATCGGGGCGCGGCGGCCCCCGTGGGGGACACACCGCGGACGCTCCGGGCGGTCCTTGCCGCGCGCTGCAATGTTCCACATTTTGCGCGGCACCGATTTCAGAATGTGAGCGAGGGCGGATGAGCGACACGGCACGCGACCCCGAGGGACGCTTCGAGCTGCGGGTGCCCGCCGGCTGGCAGGCGGCGCCCGACGAAGACGGCGACGGGCTGGAGGTGTGGAAGGAGGAGGGGTCGGGCACGCTGCACCTGATCTCGTTCGCGCCCGAGGGCGAGGACTTTCCCGACCCCGCCGAGGAGCTCTACGCCTTTCTGCAGGAGCAGGACGTGGTGCTGCAGGAGGACGAGGTCGAGGACGTGCCCCTTCCCGGCGGCGCGGAGATGGCGCTCTGCGAGTACCTGACGGAAGACGAGGACGAGGGCGAGAGCCTGTTCTGGATGGTGGGCGTGGCCACCGCGCCGGGAACCATGGTGTTCGCCACGTACTTCTGCCCCGCGGGCGAGGAGGCGCGCGAGCGGGATGCGGTGCGCGGCGCGCTGGCCTCGCTGCAGATCGCGGGGATGGATGAAGGAGATGGGGAGGATGAGGGGCGCCGAGGGCGACGGGGAGGTCGGCGAGGCGTAGACTGAGCGGCTCGTCGCCCGGCATCGCGCCCTCTCCGGCCGGCCCAGGCCGTCCACCTCTCCCGTACCGGGAGAGGTAGCTGGACGACACTGGCGCCGGATGGTGAGTGTGGTGTGAGCCAGAGTCAGAAGGCGCACCGATGCTGGATGGCCACCCTCTCCCGGGACGGGAGAGGGTCGCGCCCTCCGGCGCGGGGTGAGGGCGGCGCGAGGCCCGCGGAAACGCACTTGCGTGGGGGACACGCCCACACCAGCAGTTGGATCTTTGTCTTTTCCTTGGAAACCGGAACGGGAGGGAGCATGGGGCTGAAGGTTGGCGACAGGGCGCCGGACGTGACGCTGCCCTCGCACGAGAACCAGCAGACGGCGCTGTCGTCGCTGTGGAAGGACGGGCCCGCGGCGCTGCTGTTCTTTCCGCTGGCGTTCACCAGCACGTGCACCGAGGAGATGTGCAGCGTGCGCGACGACATCGGCAGCTACACGGGGGTGAACGGGACCGTGGCCGCCATCAGCGTGGACAGCCCGTTCGTGCTGAAGAAGTTCCGCGACGAGCTGGGGGCGGACTACACCTTCCTGAGCGACTTCAACCGCGAGGCCAGCCGTGCCTTCGGCGTGCTGCGCACCGCGCCGATCGGCCCCGGGCTGCTGAACGCCAGCGACCGCGCCGCCTTCGTCGTCGGCACCGACGGGACGATCCGGTACGCGTGGCACGAGACCAACCCCGGCCTGCTGCCTCCGTTCGACGAGATCAAGGCGGCGCTGGCGGGCTGACTGCCCGCCGATCGGGATCGACCGTGCGTGATCACCGGCGACTGAAGTCGCAGCAACAACGACGGGAAGCCTCGCAAACTGCGCGAGGCTGATCCGCTCGGTGGTTGCCTGCTCGAGATCGAAGGACAGGAGAAAGGCCGGCGCTCGCGGGGGAGTGCCGGCCTTTTTTCCTGATCTCCGAAGTTCAGCGGGCGGCTTCGAGGATGGCGGCCATGTCTTCGCGGGTGAAGTGGTACGCCTGGTTGCAGAAGTGGCAGACGACTTCGGTGGTGTCGTTCTCTTCCTCCTCGATGATCCGCCGGATCTCGGTCTCGCCCAGGCTTACGATGCCGCCCGTGAACCGCTCGCGCGAGCAGGGGCAGTGGAAGCGCACGGGATAGCGGTCCAGCAGCTCGAACCCGTCGGGGAAGACGCGCTCCAGCACCTGCTCGGGCCCCACGCCCTCCTTCACCAGCGACGTGGGGTGCGGCAGCGAGCCCAGCCGCCGCTCGATCTCGGCGATCTCGTCGTCGTCCAGCCCGGGAAGGAGCTGCACCAGGTAGCCGCCCGCCGCGTCCACGCTGCCGTCGGGGAGCACGAACACGCCCACCGCCACGGCCGACGGCGTCTGCTCGCTCTTGGTGAGGTAGTACGCCAGGTCCAGCCCGATCTCGCCGCTCTGCAGCTCCACCGTACCCTGGTAGGTTTCGCGCATCCCCAGGTCGCGGGTGACGGAAAGGTAGCCGCCGGTGCCGACCACGCCCGCCACGTTCAGCTTGCCGTTGCGGCTGTCGGCGTGCGCCTGCGGGTTGCCCACCAGCCCGCGCACCTCGCCGCGCCCGTTCGCCGTGGCCAGGATGCGCCCCGCGGGACCGCCGCCCTTCACCTCCACCGTGAGCGCCTGGTCCTCTTCCTTCAGCGTGGCGGCGGAGAAGAGGAGCGCGCCCATGGCGGTGCGGCCCAGCGCGGCGCTGACGGCGGGCCACGTGCCGTGCCGCCGCTGCAGCTCGCTGACCACGCCCGTGGCGTTCAGCGCGAAGGCGCGCACGCGGCCGTCCAGGGCCGTGGCGCGCACCATGTAATCGCCGTTCTGCATCGATTCCTTCCCTTCAATACGAACCGCGGCCGAAGTGATCCCGGCCGCGGTGTGAGTGCTGGAATGTGGTACAATTCCGGGGGAGATCGGTTCCGCTCCGGGTTCACATCTCCGTGCGGCAGCGGGTGTTATCTCCAGCTCGTTCTGGCTGCAGAGCGTCTCCGCGGCGCCGGTGGAGCCCTCCCCCCGCGGCTGGGGCCGCGCACCCCCTCCCGATAACGGGCCCGATAACGGGAGGGGGGTAACTTCGAA
Coding sequences:
- the hslO gene encoding Hsp33 family molecular chaperone HslO, whose translation is MQNGDYMVRATALDGRVRAFALNATGVVSELQRRHGTWPAVSAALGRTAMGALLFSAATLKEEDQALTVEVKGGGPAGRILATANGRGEVRGLVGNPQAHADSRNGKLNVAGVVGTGGYLSVTRDLGMRETYQGTVELQSGEIGLDLAYYLTKSEQTPSAVAVGVFVLPDGSVDAAGGYLVQLLPGLDDDEIAEIERRLGSLPHPTSLVKEGVGPEQVLERVFPDGFELLDRYPVRFHCPCSRERFTGGIVSLGETEIRRIIEEEENDTTEVVCHFCNQAYHFTREDMAAILEAAR
- a CDS encoding redoxin domain-containing protein, coding for MGLKVGDRAPDVTLPSHENQQTALSSLWKDGPAALLFFPLAFTSTCTEEMCSVRDDIGSYTGVNGTVAAISVDSPFVLKKFRDELGADYTFLSDFNREASRAFGVLRTAPIGPGLLNASDRAAFVVGTDGTIRYAWHETNPGLLPPFDEIKAALAG